One Candidatus Hydrogenedens sp. genomic window, AAAGGGATGTACTCCCTGTTTAGCCGTAGTTTTAGTAGGGGACAATCCTGCCAGCCAGATTTATGTTCGTAATAAAAGGAAAACATGTGAGGAATTAGGAATTCGCTCTTTTGCATACGACCTGCCGAAAGAAACTTCCGAAGCAGACCTGCTGAAATTGGTAGATGAACTGAATAGTAATCAAGAAGTGCATGGGATACTTATTCAAAGCCCATTACCTAAACATATCAATGAGGAAAAAATTCTAAATGCTATTGACCCGAATAAAGATGTTGATGGATTTCATCCTGTAAATAAAGGCAAATTACTTAATGGACAGGACTGTTTTGTAGCATGCACTCCTGCGGGTATACAGGAATTGCTTGTAAGGTATGGATACAAAATACAGGGTAGACATGTTGTTATCGTAGGTCGCTCCAATATTGTGGGCAAACCTCTGTCCGCATTATTAGTTCAAAAAGCCGAAGGTGCTGATGCTACAGTTACAATCTGCCACTCACGCACACGAAATTTAAGCAACATTACCAAAACCGCAGATATTCTCGTCGCTGCGATGGGTGTTCCTGAATTTATTCAAGGTAGAATGGTGCGAGACGGTTGTGTGGTTATTGATGTGGGTATGAATCGCATTCCTGATAACACAAAGAAATCGGGCTATCGCCTTGTTGGAGATGTGCATTTCCCCAGTGTTTCCAAAAGGGCGAGAGCCATTACTCCTGTTCCTGGTGGTGTTGGACCTATGACCATTGCCATGCTTATGAAAAACACTGTTAAATCAGCTGAAAAGTTCCTTGCATCTATTGCCAAATAACCCAACATCCCTTTTGTTGCTACGGATGAGACAGATGGGACGAATGGGACAAATGAGACGGATAAGATAGATGGGACAAATAGAACGGATAGGACGGATGGGATGAAAGAGGACAGATTGAACGATTTGGGCTAATGAGATATGAAGATGGGTTTTGTAAATGGAAGGGATGTGTAGGAAGGGTTTTTTAAGAAGTAATTCGGATTTGTTGTAAATTAGAATAGTCGCACTACTTACTGCAGAGCATTTATATCGTTTGTGAGAGATTATTCAGAGGTATAATTGTGGTTATGGATTATTGTCGTAGGGTTTGACGATAGCACCAAAATAGATGAATAATAAGCCGCCGATAAGAGAAAGAGCGGATACGGCTAAACCTATGTAGCGTTCAATGCCATGAGTGGAAAAAAATATCACAAGAAACAATGCTATGGCAATCAGTATTCCACAGGTCCCAACAATATTATATGGGGAAAAATGCACCTTTCCCTGCAAAACTTCTTTGTCTTCTTCTAAATTGCCAATTGGATTTTCTATTTTCTCGAAAAAATTTCCTATCTTGTTCCGTTCTATAATGCTCATAGGGGATAATAATGTAACAATTTCCATAAAAATGTAAGTGATAATGGTTGTGGCAAGGAACATAAAGATTTCCATTTTAACATTCAGTCCCCATAATAACCATTCTTT contains:
- the folD gene encoding bifunctional methylenetetrahydrofolate dehydrogenase/methenyltetrahydrofolate cyclohydrolase FolD, which codes for MLKPRKPKLLDGVKLSEVIKSELKNRIEELKEKGCTPCLAVVLVGDNPASQIYVRNKRKTCEELGIRSFAYDLPKETSEADLLKLVDELNSNQEVHGILIQSPLPKHINEEKILNAIDPNKDVDGFHPVNKGKLLNGQDCFVACTPAGIQELLVRYGYKIQGRHVVIVGRSNIVGKPLSALLVQKAEGADATVTICHSRTRNLSNITKTADILVAAMGVPEFIQGRMVRDGCVVIDVGMNRIPDNTKKSGYRLVGDVHFPSVSKRARAITPVPGGVGPMTIAMLMKNTVKSAEKFLASIAK